GCTGCGACTCCGAGGCGGCCAACATGATCACGCTTAACCTCATGCACGAGATCGTCACCAGCAAGCGCACAGTCGATGAAGCGCGCGAGAAATACGCAGAGCAGATATCAGCCTACATGCTGGGACGCGAAGCCAAGTACGCGGAGAGGCTGCTCTTTGAGCCGCCGAGGGGCGACACCGTTGACCTCGACGAGGCAATGATCTCAAGCGCCATGGCAGAGCAGATGGGGCGGAAGGCCGCTGATGTGGCGTCTGGAGAACAAGAGCGGTGAGACATCGGCCCGTCGGTATAGCCAGGCATCGTGCTGTCTTGATCACCACCGGCAGCCGCGGAACCACGGACGGCAGGCAGGGTTGATTTCGTGACGGGCGTCCAAGTGCCGGCACTTTTGCTCGGCTATAAGTGTTAGGTCGCGGGTTCGTTGAGCTCTGCAACCTTTCAATCAAGGGCCGATGAGTCCTGACAGGAGATTCCGATGGCTGACGATCCTATGAAACGCGGAGGTCGCGACCGGAGCCGAGTGGCCGGCGACCAGGAACATGAGGTGCGTCATTTCGCGGAGCAGAACGGACTCACGGTCGAAGAGGCCCGCGCCCTGTTCGAGCAAGTTGGGAATGATCGGAAGAAGTTTGGCGATGCAGTCGAACAGATGAAGGCGCGCCGCGGCCCTTGATCCCCAGTTCCGTAATCGCGCCACCAGGTCGCCGCCCGCCTTCTCGATGAATGCGAGGGCTTTGGGAGCGGCTATCTGTCGGTGACAATGCCGTCCTCGAGCGGCTCGTGGCGATGCGGCTTCAGATCAAGCTTGGGCAGGAGGAACAGCCAGGTGACCAGCACAAACGCTATCGTGAATGTTGGAACGCCTAGAGGGGCGAGCGCGGCATCGAACGCAGCTTGCACGATCACTGCGAAAACGGTGCCCAGCAGCGCAAACAGCGCCACCCGCGAGGACGGCTTGAAGAATACGCATCCGAGCGCGATCGCCGTGAGAACCGGACTGAAGCTGTAAAGCCCGGCATCGATCGCGGCCGGACTTGAGCCCAAAGCCAATGCGACCGCGACACTCACGATCGAGCCCAGGATCGCAAATCCCGCAGCCCAGCCCGAGCTGACAAGAAGCGCGAGGATGAACATGGCGCCGGTGATGATGTTGTTGATCAGGAAGACCTGGGAAATGCCCTTGATGCTGGCCGTTAGAAAAAAGCCGGCAGAAAGATCGAGACTGGCGGCCGTTTCACCGATCGGCGTGGGCAGGCTTGGGGGCGCCAAGCCGCGGATCGACAGATGCCCGAAGGAATAAGCGGCAAGCACCACGAGCCAGGCCGTCAACACGAAAGGAAAGGTCAGCGCAGGCACGCCCCAGACCTTCATGACATGGCTGGTGGCGAGCATGACGATCGTCGAGACGGCCGCGCCGATGATGAGGATAAACCAGGTCGCGGGGCTCATTGCGAGAAATGTCGGAATGGCGACGCCGACCAGAATGCCGTTGAAACCAAACAGACCCTGATCAAGCGCGGTCTCATCAGCCTCAAGAAGAATGGCTGTTAGTGTCGCCACGATCAGTCCCACGACGCCGCCGATGGCGAGAGCGAGATTGCCGGCAGCGATCGCTCCCCAGCAAATGCCCAGGATAAAAAGGAGACCGGTCAGGGGGTTGTTCTGGAGCATGACCTGGCCAGCGCCGCGCAAATGGATATCGAGCAGCCACAAGGCCCGGCTCCGCCCAACCACATCGCTCCATCTATCCACAAGCCCGGTCATGAACCGCCTCAGCTCCAAAGGAACTCGTCCGGTACGGGCACACCCTT
This genomic stretch from Rhodoligotrophos defluvii harbors:
- a CDS encoding DUF3606 domain-containing protein, translated to MADDPMKRGGRDRSRVAGDQEHEVRHFAEQNGLTVEEARALFEQVGNDRKKFGDAVEQMKARRGP
- the yut gene encoding urea transporter — its product is MTGLVDRWSDVVGRSRALWLLDIHLRGAGQVMLQNNPLTGLLFILGICWGAIAAGNLALAIGGVVGLIVATLTAILLEADETALDQGLFGFNGILVGVAIPTFLAMSPATWFILIIGAAVSTIVMLATSHVMKVWGVPALTFPFVLTAWLVVLAAYSFGHLSIRGLAPPSLPTPIGETAASLDLSAGFFLTASIKGISQVFLINNIITGAMFILALLVSSGWAAGFAILGSIVSVAVALALGSSPAAIDAGLYSFSPVLTAIALGCVFFKPSSRVALFALLGTVFAVIVQAAFDAALAPLGVPTFTIAFVLVTWLFLLPKLDLKPHRHEPLEDGIVTDR